A region of the Candidatus Neomarinimicrobiota bacterium genome:
TACCTTTCCGGATGATGGGTCAACTACGTTTAGCCATTCCCTGGCATTGGCTAAGGGGCTTTCCCCTGTTCCTGAAGGTTTTATACGCTCCAGGACTGGAAGTGTAAGCGGTAAGTCGCTGTCAGACAGTGGGATAACATCGTTACCATCATGCAAGATTGGAATGGGTTCTCCCCAATATCTTTGCCTCGAAAACAGCCAATCCCTCAGTTTATAGTTAACAGTAACGTGACCCTTGCCAGTAGACTCCAGCCATTGGCCGGTTTTCTTAATCGCTTCTGATGGTTTAAGATTGTTTATGGAAAAGCCTCCATCTGCAGTTGCAGAGTTGATCATAAATCCATCTTCAATTTGAGTAAAGGCCTCAGAACTAATGTCTCCACCAGACACAACCTCCCGAATTGGCAGGTCAAAGGTTTTAGCAAACTCATAATCCCGTGTATCATGAGCTGGAACGGCCATAATTGCTCCAGTGCCATAACTCATTAATACATAGTCACTTACCCATATTGGAATAAGTTCATCATTGACTGGATTGACAGCATATGCACCTGTGAACACTCCTGATTTATCTTTGGCAAGTTCAGTTCTATCCAGATCGCTTTTATACCCAGCCTTAACTGCATAGGCTTCCACCTCAGCCAGCTGTTCTGAAACTGTTATTTCTTTTACATAAGGGTGTTCAGGCGCCATGACCATATAGGTTGCCCCAAATAAGGTATCGGGACGTGTGGTAAAAACCTTCAAGGATAAGTCATGACCATTTAATGGGAATTCGACCTCTGCCCCTTCGCTCTTACCAATCCAGTTGCGCTGCATGTCTTTAATTGACTCTGACCAATCCAGATCATCTAGATCGGAAAGCAGTCGCTCTGCATATTCCGTGATCTTCAGCATCCATTGGCGCATGGGCTTTCTGACAACAGGATGGCCGCCACGTTCAGACTTGCCATCGATAACTTCCTCATTGGCCAGCACCGTACCCAGTTCCGGGCACCAGTTGACAGCAACTTCTGCTTCGTAGGCCAAGCCTTTTTTGAATAATTGGAGAAATATCCACTGAGTCCACTTGTAATACGCTTCATCTGTAGTGTTTACTTCGCGGTCCCAATCATATGAAAAACCCAGGGATTGTATCTGACGCTTGAAAGTGGCGATGTTTTCTGCTGTTTTTATGGCAGGTGGAGTACCTGTCTCTATGGCGTATTGCTCAGCGGGCAAACCAAATGCATCCCAACCCATGGGGTGAAGCACATTAAAACCGCGCATCCGTTTATAACGAGCGAGAATATCAGTAGCCGTATACCCTTCAGGATGGCCCACATGGAGACCAGCACCTGATGGATATGGAAACATATCTAAAATATAGTATTTGGGCTTATTGGTCTGATGGTCAAGTGCCTTAAAGGTCTTGTTCTCGTCCCAATGCTTCTGCCACTTCGCCTCGATCTGATCAAATGGATACCGCTCTGCCATAACATCCTCATTTAAATAAAAAGCGCGGACTCAAATCCGCGCTGTAAAATTTCACCTGTCGGGGTGAGAGGATTTGAACCTCCGACCTCTTCGTCCCGAACGAAGCGCGCTACCGGGCTGCGCCACACCCCGAATTAATGATAAGCATACCCTGGAATGAAACATTCTCCATTATGCCAATATCAATAAGCTGAAGTACGTCCCGTCGAAGCAATGAACCTGCTAACTAAAGCAGGTGAAGCGAAGACGGACCACACCCCGAAATGCCCTAAAAGCGCGATAGTATATCATTATCAAACCCTGTTAGCAAAAGGATAATTGTGGTTATCCTTTGTATGGGGCTATCCGAATAGTTTCACGCCAGTTGTGGTTATGATAGTGACAATCGTAGCACTCATTATGAGACCAGTGAAGATGGCCAGAAAAGATTTTCTGTAGGACAAACCGAACAGGAAAGCCGCTGCCGCACCGGTCCAGGCACCCGTTACGGGCAATGGTATACCCACAAAAATGACCAATCCCAGAAATTCCCAGGTTTCTATCATCTTCCCCTTGCGACGGGTTCTGGCAAATAGCCAATTGAAAAACCTTTCACCGATAGTCCAGCGCATTAAGAATTTGGATATTGGGCCTAGAAGGAAGAGAATGGGAATTGAAATCAGAAAATTCCCCGCCACAGCCCACATATAGGCGTCATACCATTGCATATTGCCAAAAGTTATACCCCAGGGTAAGGCTACCCTGAGTTCACCGATGGGGGTCATAGCCAATAAAAACGTGATCCAACGCGGATCCTGAATAAATTCTTGAAAGAATTGAAGCACTGAATCTACCACTTAAAACTCCTGAATAAGGTTCTAACAAAACGCAATGTATCCTTGAGAAGATGCATATGACTCTCTTCCGACCCATATATAACAGGAATGGGCTGCCAGACTAAGGGGATTCTTAGCTTAGCCGCGTTAAAAAATACGGCAGATTCGAATTGGAACCCATCTTCAACAGATTCCCATAATCGACTATCACTCAGTGGATAACATCGATAACCTACTTGACTGTCTCGCACTCGTAGTGATGTTCTTAATGACAATATTAAACTGGTAATATTATTGGAGAGCTTGCGATGAAAGGGCATAGACTCGGTAATCAAATTGCGCATCCCAACCACCAATGAACCTGGATATTCCTCTACCCGAGATATAAAATTAGGGATTTCATGGGGGTCATGCTGACCATCTGCATCCAGAGTGATGGCATTATGGAAACCTGCTTCTTTAGCCAGTTTCAACCCTGTTTTCAAGGCCGCGCCCTTACCCTTGTTCTGTGGATGCCTTAAATAAGCGATATCCACAAAATCTTCAGCCCTGGTTCCATCTGTTGACCCATCATCAATCACCATTATTGGACAATCAATGACGCCTTTTATTTCCTGAATAAGCCGTAAAACAGAATCCCGGCCGTTATAGACCGGGATTACAATAACTGGATTCGTATTGATCAACCTGGATCTCACTCGTGATTCAGGGAAGCCTCAGGTTTGGATGATTTTTTCCTGGTTGATTTAGAGACTTTAAAGGTGAGCACCTTATTCTTAACTGAAACTGCAACTGTGGAATCCGTTTTGACCTTACCTCTCAGCGTCATTTCAGCAATCTTGTCTTCAATCATATTCTGGATGATGCGCCTTAAGGGACGAGCACCATACTCGGTCTCAATCTCCTGGTCTACAATCAATGCTTTGGCCGCCGGACTCAGTTTGATCTGGACATTCTTCTCATTTGCATAATGGCTTACATCATCCAGAATCAGGTCAACAATTTTAATCAAGTCCTCACGTACAAGTGAGTTGAATACGAATGAATCAGTCAGGCGATTGATAAATTCAGGCTTGAAAGTTTCCTTCATTTCTTTGTTTATCTTAGCACGCTGATCCTCAAGTACGGCTTTATGATCTTTACGATTGAATCCAATGCCAGGCTGAGTAAGATTCTTTACACCAAGGTTTGAAGTCATTATCATAATGCAGTTCTTGAAGTCAACCGTATGACCCAGGCTATCTGTCAATTGTCCTTCATCCATAATCTGCAACAGCATATTGTAAACTTCAGGATGGGCTTTTTCGATTTCATCAAAGAGCACAACACTATAGGGATTTCTGCGGACCGCCTCAGTGAGAGTACCACCCTCTTCATACCCCACATAACCTGGAGGGGCACCAATCAGGCGACTCACATTAAAGCGTTCGGAATACTCCGACATGTCCATTTTTATGAGTGCTTTTTCGTTCTGATAGATATACTTGGCCAATACCTTGGCCATCTCTGTCTTGCCAACACCTGTGGGTCCGAGAAAAAGAAACGAACCAATAGGTTTTTTAGGGTCACGAAATCCACTGCGAGCACGCCTTAAGGCTTTGGCCATCGCATCAATTACATGCTCCTGCCCCACCAGATGCTTGGTCATCTCAGATTCGAGCTTCAAAAGCCTCTCAGCCTCACTCTCAGCCACATCCTGGATAGGAATGCTGGTCATCAATGAAACGACTGCAGCGATATCGACGATTTTTACTGGAGGTGGATCAATCTTCATGGCCGTATTCCACTCTTCGTTAGCCTCTTCCAATTTCTTGGTCAGGTTTCTCTCATCATCCCTGAGAGATGCAGCCAATTCAAATTCCTGGTTACGAACAACATCTTCTTTTCTGATGCGAAGATTATCCAGATCAGCTTCCAATTGCACAATATTGTCTGGAATATCCACATTTGCCAAATGCACTCTAGCTCCAGCTTCATCCATTACATCAATCGCTTTGTCTGGATGAAATTTATCCTGTATGTAGCGGCTTGAATATGATACGGCAGCTTCCAGAGCTTCATCAGAATACTGCACATTATGGTGAGCCTCATAACGATCTTTCAAACCGTGTAAAATCTGTAAAGTTTCTTTTCTTGACGGAGGTTCTACCATGACTTTCTGAAAGCGTCGCTCCAGAGCCCCATCTTTTTCCACATATTTTCTAAACTCATCCAGAGTTGTTGCACCAATACACTGCAGGTCACCTCTGGCGAGGGCTGGTTTAAACATATTGCTGGCGTCCATGGAACCACTGGCCGCACCGGCGCCCACGATAGTGTGGAGCTCATCAATAAAAAGAATGATATCATCATTTTTTTCCAGCTCAGTCGTAACTGCCTTCATTCTCTCTTCAAATTGGCCACGATATTTAGTGCCTGCGATCAAAGCAGCCAGGTCAAGAGATACCAAACGTTTACTCAGCAGAATGCGTGGGACTTTCTTGCCAATAATCCGTAGGGCCAGACCCTCAGCTATGGCAGTTTTACCCACACCAGGTTCACCAATAAGCACTGGGTTATTCTTCTTCCTGCGAGAAAGAATCTGGGCGACCCTTTCAATCTCTTTATCTCTACCGATGACAGGGTCAAGCTTGCCTGCCCTGGCCAATGCTGTCATGTCGCGTCCAAAATGATCCAACGCAGGTGTTTTGCTCTGAGGCTTCCCTTTACCAGTATCCACCTCACGACCACCTACCTCAGGAGAAAACTCCATTTCATCGCGAACTATTTCATAGTCTATGCTGAATTGAGCCAGCATATCAGCTGCAATACCTTCCTGCTCACGGAGTATTGCCAGGAGCAAATGCTCCACATCTACAACGTCAGCATTGAGATCTCGAGCTTCCTGATATGTATTTTTTAGAATTCTCTCAGCTCGCTTGGTAAAAGGGAGTGTGCCAAGGATCATGGTGCCACCTGAAGTACGGATTTGTTCTTCAATGTGATTTTTAATCTCAGTAGGATCAATATTTAATGATTGCAGGATATCTATGACTTTATTGTCACCCTGCCTGAAGATTCCCAACAAAAGATGTTCAGAACCTATATATGCGTGCCCCAGTCTGATAGCTTCCTCTTTGGAGAGCTGAATCACTGCTTGGAGTTTTTTATGGAAATTTGCTTTCAATTAATAACCTCAAAATTATTCATGTTTCATCAGGTGCCAATATAGGGCATAAACACCTCTGAGTAAAACAATGTGTGTGTTAGAATTTGTTTATGTCAGGGAGACGACTCTATCGCAAGCTGCAGAGAGTGATCTACTATGGGTAGCAATAAGAAAAGATTGTTCAAATTCTTTTCTGACTGAATGGATTAAATCGATGAGCCGTTTGCCATTGTCAGGATCAAGGTTCCCCGTTGGTTCGTCAGCAAGAACCAGTTCAGGACGATTCATCAGGGCGCGGGCTACGGCCACACGCTGCCTCTCACCACCGGATAGCTGTGAAGGCTTGTGATGACGCCTCTCATAGACTCCAACGGCTTCCAGGAGGCTTTTTGCTCTATCTCGGGCTATTTCTTTGTCAAGATCAACAATCTTAGCTGGAATGAGTACATTTTCCAGCGCCGTGAATTCTGGAAGTAAATAATGGAATTGAAAAATATAGCCCAGGTTCTCTGCACGAAAGGTGCTCAGCGCTTCGTCATTCATTGTAATTGGTGATTTTCCTGAAATAATCAATTCACCTGAATCTGCCGTATCAAGCGTACCGATAATATTAAGCAACGTGGTCTTGCCAATCCCTGAGGGGCCATTGATGGCAACGATTTCACCTCTATCCATACTCAAATTGACATTTTTCAGGACTTCTAGCTTCTCACCTGCTGCTGAATAGCTTTTATTAATATCGATAACTTGAAGGATGGTATTCATATCTGTTTCTCTATCTTTTATAATTGATTGCATCCAATGGCAAAAGCTTTGCAGCTTTTTTCGATGGATATCGAACCGATAATTGAACAATGGCAAAGGCTACAATACCAACCATGAACACTTCGGACCAGTATAACTCAACGGGTAGGACTGGTATCAAATAAATTTCATCTGGAAGGGTGATCCAGCTCCATTTTGATTGGCTGAGAACCAGAAGACTTCCCACAACAACACCAAGGATGACACCAAGGAAAGCCACAATGAGACCCTGAAGGTTAAATATTTTCCGGATATTGGATGATTGTGCACCCATCACCCGCAGAATACCAATGTCACTGGTTTTTTCGAGGACCATCATCATCAAAGAACTGACGATATTGAATACCGCTATCAAAATGATCATGTTCAAACCGATAAAACTCCCCCATTTTTCCATGCGCATGGCATCGAAGAGGGTTTTATGCTGATCATACCAGGTTTGCACTTCCAGGTCGGGCAAGGATTGATTCAATTGGGCTTTGACGTCTTTTGCGTCATTGAAGTCCTTTAGTTGAAGATGAATAACTTCCTTGCCTGCAGATTTGAACATTCTGCGACCCTCAGCATAGTCGATGATGGCCAGATTTCGGTCAAAATCAAAGATATCAGAACGAAAGATTCCTGTCACCACAAAATGTCTCTGAGGAATACGAAACAAACCTGAGCGAATATCCAGAGGACTTTGAATGGAAACGGTATCTCCAGTTGTGATAAAGAATTTATCAGCAATTCCAGCTCCGATAACAATACCAGGTAACTCGAAGTCATTTCTCTTGAGACGACCTGAAGTATTCTGCTCTCGTGGTGCATCCGTTAAGAAATATTCCCAAGATTCCTGGTCAATTGCATGAATGTTTAAAACCATTTTGTCATCTAATACCTCAAGTACGGCTTTTCGTTCTGTACTGGTGTATATGGCTTTTGCATCAGGGACTAGCGATCTCACTTCATCAATATTCGCATCAGAGGAAATAATGACATGGGGAATAAAATTAGCAATGCGACGTGTCACTTCTCCTTCAAAGCCGTTTAAAATGGCCATGGTGATGATGAGGGCTATGACACCAAGAGCAATCCCTATGATCGATATTCCACCTACCAGGCTGATAAATCGATTACTCCTCTTGGTAAAGAAATATCGACGAGCCATATACCAATTCAGTTGGCTCATTCATCCCTCAAGGTATCAGCAGGTTGGAGACGGCTGGCCTGCATAGCAGGTATGAGTGAGGATAGGATTGCGAGGAGAATGACACCTCCCGAAATGGCAATAACATCTTCTACCCCAATCAAAATTGAAACCTTGTCCATGAAATAGACATCACTGGGGAGCGAAATGAGTCCAAAGCTTGTCTGTAACCAGGCTAGAATGATGGACAAGATGATACCAGCAATTGTCCCCAGAAGCCCCATCATGAGACCCTCCAGGGCGAAAATTCTTCGAATTCGTTTCCGACTGGTACCCAGAGCTCTCAAGGTTCCTATCTCTGTTCTTTTTTCCATTATTATCAAGATGAGTGTACTGGCAATATTTACAAGGGCCACAATCATAATCAGACTAAATATGATAAAGATGGGGAGTTGCTGGGTCTTCATCCAATTAAACAGGGTTTGATGTCGATCTCTCCATGAAATAGACAAATGGGAATAGGGTAGAATTTGATCGATCTGATTCATCACTTCATTGGTCAGAGAGATGTCAGTAAGAAAAACGCCAAAATCATCTGTATCTGGACTATCAGGGAACAACTCATCCATGGTTTGGGGTGAGCAGTAGAGATAACTCCTATCGTAATCAATCATACCAGATTCATAAATGGCGTGAACTTGTGTCGCAGCAATGCTGGGTAGACCTAGCTGATCAGTAAACGACCCTAAATCATATACCAGAATCTGGTCTGAGATTCTGACTTCAAGCTGGTCAGCCAATGCCGCACCAATAATCAGACCGGATTGGTTGCTCTCCCCTGTTGTATAGTTTGCGCTCACCGAGTATAGCTGACTCAATGCAGACTCAGGCATCACTTCAAGCATGGCACCTTCGGTAATGTTGTTGGCCTTCAGCATGACTTCAGCTTTTTTGATTCGGAAAATCTGTTCAACACCAGGAATCTCAGAAATTTCAGAAATTTTCTCTTCATCAAGATCAAATCCTGATTCAAAAAGTTTTTCGATACGAATATGGGTATCAAATCCGATTATTTTGTCTGTGACCACTGATTCGAATCCACGCATAACACCCAGGGCTAATAACAATGTAGCAACCCCTAACGCCATACCTATCATGGTGGTGCGCGAGATAAACGCTATAAAGGGAACCCGGTGCTTACCGAAAAGATATCGTGTCGCGAGATAGCCAGTATAGGACACTTCTGAGGTTTTTAACCTATCCTTTAGTTTCAGGACGCATTTGTGGGAATAGAAGGACATCCCGGATGGATCTATTACCGGTGAGTAACATGACCAAACGATCAAGTCCAATGCCAACACCTCCTGTTGGAGGCATTCCATACTCCATAGCCTGGAGAAAATCCTCATCCAGAGTTTGAGCTTCTTCATCGCCAGCTGCCCGAAGTGCAGATTGAGCTTCCAATCTTTCACGTTGGTCAATGGGATCGTTTAATTCACTAAAAGCATTTGCAAATTCATACCCGGCAATAAATAATTCAAATCTCTCAACAAAAGTCCCATCGCTATCCCGCTTTTCCTTGGCAAGTGGAGAAATGGCTTTCGGATATTCGGTAACAAAGGTTGGGTGAATGAGATGTGGCTGGACCAATTCATCAAACAAGGCATCCAGAAGCTGACCATAATTAGCATCACTTGCAGCATCGATCTTGTGTTCACGACAAACTTTGAGCAATTCTGCTGTATCAGCCGTCGACAAATCAATATTGGCATGTTTTTGCACGAGTTCTGCCATCGTTGCCCGGTCAAAGGGTTTAGTCAGGTCAATTTCATGATCATTAAATTCAAATGTGGACTGGCCCAGATCAGTAGCGAGATGCTTGAAGAGTGATTCCACTTGATCCATGAGATAAAAATAATCGACATAGGCTTCATACCATTCAATCGCGGTGAATTCAGGATTGTGTGTGCGATCCATACCTTCATTTCTGAAGTTTCGAGAAAATTCAAATACTTTTTCAAAACCACCAATAATCAACCTCTTGAGATATAGCTCATCAGCGATACGCAAGAAAAGATCAATATTCAGGGCATTGTGGTGCGTTTTAAAGGGACGTGCTGAGGCACCACCATAAAGCGGCTGAAGAATGGGTGTTTCTACTTCCAGATAGTCTGAATCGTCAAAAAAGGTTCTAATACTCCGATAAATCTTTGCCCTTTTGACAAAGGTTTCCTTTACATCAGGATTGACGATAAGATCAAGATAACGTTTTCGGTAGCGCTGTTCCTTGTCCTCAAAACCATCAAACATCTGGCCATCCTTTTCCTTCACGTTAGGTAGAGGACGGATGTTCTTACTCAGAAGCGTTAGTTCATGAACTTTCAAGGTTTTTTCACCGGTTCGTGTTGTCATGAGTTCACCACTGACACCAATGAAATCGCCAATATCCAGTTGTTTGAACATCATGTAAGTATCAACACCAATATCATCACGGCCGATGTATAGCTGCAATTTTCCGCTACCATCCATGATGTTGGCAAAACTGGCTTTGCCCATGACGCGTCTGGACATGAGTCTACCGGCAAGGCGGGTTCCCTTTTTCTCCTGGAGATCATCAAAGCGCTCCAGGGCTTCAGTTATCAGGTGGGTTCGGTGGTAGTTGTGTGGGTATGGATTTATACCATCAGCAACCAGCGTTTTAATCTTTTCTTTTCGCTGATCCATGATCTCATTAAGGGTACGCTCACTCATTAGGATTCTTTTCCCATTTGATTCAATAAATATGCTTTGATAAAACCGTCTATTTCACCATTCATGACGGCTTGTATGTTTCCTGTTTCATGTTTAGTGCGATGGTCTTTGACCATGGTATAGGGATGAAACACATAGGACCTGATTTGGTTTCCCCAACCAATTTCAGTTTTGGAGGAGGCCATTTGATCCATCTTGGCCTGCTCCTTTTCTTTCTCAAGCTGATAGAGTCTAGCCTTGAGCATTTTCATGGCCGTTTCTTTGTTCTTATGCTGGGATCTTTCATTCTGGCACTGGACGACTATACCGGTTGGGCCGTGTGTGAGCCGTACGGCTGAGTCTGTTTTGTTGATATGCTGTCCACCGGCTCCACTGGCGCGGTAGGTATCTACTCTCACTTCACTCATATCAATGTTAATTTCAATTTCAGTGTCGTAAAGGGGATAAACATAGACAGATGCAAATGATGTATGACGTCTGGAATTTGAATCAAAGGGGCTGATACGCACCAATCTGTGAATCCCATTCTCGGCCTTTAAATACCCGAAAGCAAAACTGCCTTTTACTTCAATAGTAGCATCTTTGAGGCCAGCCTCATCACCAGGGAGATAATCAAGAGCTTTCCAACTCCATCCCCGATTGTCAAACATGCGCGTGTACATGCGGTAAAGCATTTCAGCCCAATCCTGAGATTCAGTTCCACCTGCGCCGGGATGAATGGTGACGATGCAATTGAGAGCATCATCCTCATTTGAGAGTAATTGTCGCAATTCATAGTCGTCCAGAGTCTTGCGGAATTTGCGTAATGATCTTGATAAATCTGGAGTAAGACTCTCGTCTTGATCTTCAAGGGCGATTTCCACGAGAATATCAAGATCTTCCTCATGAGTGAGAACATTTTCCCAATCTGAGATTTGAGACTCTAATAAATTAATTTTTTTGAGAGTTTCCTGAGCAGTGGCCTGGTCATTCCAGAAATCGTCTTTGACAGATAGCTCTTTTAATTCTCCCAGTTCTGACTGCACCTCAGAGAGGTCAAAGATGCCCCCTCAGCGTATCGAGACGCTGCTTAAGTCCACCCATTTCATCTCTAATTTCATCGAACATTTAAGGTGTCGTCGTTCTGGTGTAGAGATAATAGCCGTTGATTAAGGTTACCATCAGATTTATGTAAGGCGTTGCAGTACTCAGAATTTTCCAGATAGTACCCTTGACGATAATAGTATCGTTGGGATAAATCTTTGGAATATGCTTGCTGTCACCTGTTTCAAGAAACTTTTCCACATTGGCAACCACAACTCTGGGTTCACCTTCTGTCTCATTAAATCGAAGTATCCTGATATTGTCAAGTTTTGCCTTATCGGTAGGACCACCTACATAGCTGAGAATCGAAATTAGATCAGCATCACTGGGGACCAGTTTTACACCAGGTACCTTTACCTCACCCCAAATGCGGATTGACATACTCAATTTTCCAGTCTCAGGATCGATTATGTATCGCGGATCTGCTTGACTTTGATCTTTATTTTGAGCCCATGAAACTTGTATCATGAACAATACAGTTAATATTAGTAAAATTCTTTTTTGCACGCTATGCCCCATATCTGTCTAAACACCATTAAAAATGGTAATTAATTCCAATTTTTTGCATGTTTGCCAACTCATGTTGGCTAAACGAGTAATCAATAATAAACTTTTTTAAGCCAATGCCAAGACCTAAGGAAGGTGTGTATCCATCGTAGCCTCCTCGTAGAAAAATGGTGTCCTTCACTTTGATCCCGATACCAAATTGCCTCACAGCTTCATACCTGGTCTGGATTGAACTCGTAATGGTAAGTTGAGATGCATATTTTGGAAAATTTTGAGATATGGAGAAACCTCCAACAAGGCTCCGTTTTATGGCATCCTGGTGTTCTGTGGTCCAGTAGACAGGTGTATTTAAAATATCACTTAGAAATAGGCCAATCCCAAACTCAGTCTTATTTAATATCTCACTCATACCTTCAAGATTAAAGAAAAGTTGACTCCCAATATCGATTCCAAATCCCAATCCCCGGTTGTCCACCAGTACTTTATCGATGTACTTTGCTGAAACTCCCAGGGGCAATCTGCAGGGTATTTTGAAAAATTTCCATCCCAGATTTATCTCAAACTCAAATTCTCGGGCTATGGTTATAAAAGCTCCATCCTCACGATAATCAATGATATCAAAACTTGAGTTATCAAGAGCAAGAACAGAATCCCGCCTATCTGCAGGGCTTAGTCCAGATAAATCAGGTCTTGAGTAAAGACCATCCACAGCACTATGAATCAGAGTAACGCCAAACATGTACGATTTACCGATGGGGTACTTGCCTTCGACACCAATATTGCTGGAAAGACCGGTGAATTGCTGATAAACCATACTCACCTGCGATTGATGACCATTGGCAGCCAGACCAGCTGGATTATTCAAAGCGTGACCTGCAACCACTCTCCCAGCAACCGTGCTGTATCCCAAAGATTGAACCTGGGGGTATTGGCTGGCCAGCAAGAATGCATCCCCATACTCCCCGGCTTGGAGTGATTGAAAACTCAGAAAAATCAGCAGCACAAATGAAACCAGAATTCTCATCGGTTTTTCACCATTTTTCCAATGGGGCCCACTATTTCCTCATCATTCAACTGACCCTTGATACGATAGAAGTATACGCCATTGGCCACGAAGTCATCGGAGCGATCGCGTCCGTTCCAGGGGACTTCATGATATCCAATAGCGCCAAGACCAATGCTCACTCTTGCACTAAATAAGTCAATAGTGTGAAGTTTATACCCAGAGAGAGTAAAAATATCGATGACAACATCATCCAGGGGTTGGGTTAATTCGTAGATGATGAGTGTTTCACCTTCAAATGGATTTGGGAAATTGCCATAGTCATAGATGGCCGCTGCGCCGGCAACCACACCAGTGATTGACACCTCCTCTGACCAGTTTCCCAGCGCATCACTCATCTGATACGAAATAATGTGCTCACCAACTTCTAGGTCGAGAGCTATGGTGGCACTTATGATTTGCCCAGACTGAGTAGTATCCCCCAATTGTGCTTCAGCGGGGCTTCCGTTTACTGTGACCTTTACAGCAGATTGATTCCAGGAAAAACCATTCTCATCTTCTGCCAATAGATTGATATGACTGGATTTCAGCAAATAGTCACCATCAAAGAATAGTTGTCCCTCAATCATCATGGATACATCTGGACCTGAAAAATCCTGTTTTACACCCATTGCAATCAAACCATCTCCATTAATCGGATAGGAGTTTGGCTGAACTTGCTCAATGTATTCCCATGCTGAGAGCTTGAGATTTTTGCGAAAGAGTTGTCTATTCGATTTGACCCGAAATGTGAGATCTTGCCCAGAGGAT
Encoded here:
- a CDS encoding ABC transporter permease, whose amino-acid sequence is MSQLNWYMARRYFFTKRSNRFISLVGGISIIGIALGVIALIITMAILNGFEGEVTRRIANFIPHVIISSDANIDEVRSLVPDAKAIYTSTERKAVLEVLDDKMVLNIHAIDQESWEYFLTDAPREQNTSGRLKRNDFELPGIVIGAGIADKFFITTGDTVSIQSPLDIRSGLFRIPQRHFVVTGIFRSDIFDFDRNLAIIDYAEGRRMFKSAGKEVIHLQLKDFNDAKDVKAQLNQSLPDLEVQTWYDQHKTLFDAMRMEKWGSFIGLNMIILIAVFNIVSSLMMMVLEKTSDIGILRVMGAQSSNIRKIFNLQGLIVAFLGVILGVVVGSLLVLSQSKWSWITLPDEIYLIPVLPVELYWSEVFMVGIVAFAIVQLSVRYPSKKAAKLLPLDAINYKR
- a CDS encoding ABC transporter permease — protein: MLLALGVMRGFESVVTDKIIGFDTHIRIEKLFESGFDLDEEKISEISEIPGVEQIFRIKKAEVMLKANNITEGAMLEVMPESALSQLYSVSANYTTGESNQSGLIIGAALADQLEVRISDQILVYDLGSFTDQLGLPSIAATQVHAIYESGMIDYDRSYLYCSPQTMDELFPDSPDTDDFGVFLTDISLTNEVMNQIDQILPYSHLSISWRDRHQTLFNWMKTQQLPIFIIFSLIMIVALVNIASTLILIIMEKRTEIGTLRALGTSRKRIRRIFALEGLMMGLLGTIAGIILSIILAWLQTSFGLISLPSDVYFMDKVSILIGVEDVIAISGGVILLAILSSLIPAMQASRLQPADTLRDE
- the lysS gene encoding lysine--tRNA ligase, with product MSERTLNEIMDQRKEKIKTLVADGINPYPHNYHRTHLITEALERFDDLQEKKGTRLAGRLMSRRVMGKASFANIMDGSGKLQLYIGRDDIGVDTYMMFKQLDIGDFIGVSGELMTTRTGEKTLKVHELTLLSKNIRPLPNVKEKDGQMFDGFEDKEQRYRKRYLDLIVNPDVKETFVKRAKIYRSIRTFFDDSDYLEVETPILQPLYGGASARPFKTHHNALNIDLFLRIADELYLKRLIIGGFEKVFEFSRNFRNEGMDRTHNPEFTAIEWYEAYVDYFYLMDQVESLFKHLATDLGQSTFEFNDHEIDLTKPFDRATMAELVQKHANIDLSTADTAELLKVCREHKIDAASDANYGQLLDALFDELVQPHLIHPTFVTEYPKAISPLAKEKRDSDGTFVERFELFIAGYEFANAFSELNDPIDQRERLEAQSALRAAGDEEAQTLDEDFLQAMEYGMPPTGGVGIGLDRLVMLLTGNRSIRDVLLFPQMRPETKG
- a CDS encoding SLBB domain-containing protein; translated protein: MSIRIWGEVKVPGVKLVPSDADLISILSYVGGPTDKAKLDNIRILRFNETEGEPRVVVANVEKFLETGDSKHIPKIYPNDTIIVKGTIWKILSTATPYINLMVTLINGYYLYTRTTTP